The following coding sequences are from one Niveibacterium umoris window:
- a CDS encoding ATP-binding protein translates to MKRPVSLRGLLSWQFSLAGVLPLLLVIVALLGYLLPSFERTLRERDKVLASAVTEQVMTFLGSAELALNSAAFMLRKGVALSLVSPMLDALAANEGATDALLLIDYEGMVSGVGLPPRTQPYRDNFIGLSQVGQPHVREALERGKPVWSQTYLSPVSAQVVIARAVPVDGQVLVAEVNVEKLSRSVSALREEGGVFAVLLDRSGRIVAHPDPRMAREQVNLSDIPLVRQGMRGEIATGHFPVDGKDYFGSTVPIPQLGWVALIGQPADTVFGPLYAAAAITVIGVLLAAAMLLYVGNRTATRVAGRMELVAARARAIVDGGEVDPLPPTRVVEFARIGATLDAIFERLRTREAEVRNGAERLRTLLEGAPMGVIELRVEPSGGHFIVGINPQVQRVLGLPAEGALGHTLQGVFPGFDNTALAHACSTVASEGGSIESPGYEYQAPGCARVLDIFTFRHHAGVVALCFHDVTERVRAEHALRESELRFSAAFLAVPDYVTLSRASDGTIYDANEAFERITGIPREAAIGRTSVELGIFVHPEQRRLIAKGTLEDGRVDRFPIEMWRADRTVIEGVVSTRLVEIAGEACMVAVMRDETEVRRAQRTLQRLAAAGVSGGLRSLLDAAVEGVGAGVAVLARASAADAVTLSGLRTVQDEEGGLALPAPALARAIEARAFADWTPPQDEAERLAQAFGFHPVSIVVAPVRSDEGGAEALLVAFGSALQYAETTRSLIKVVAERIGQEFARLHAEQELRRSQQLFSQLFHASPVALVVSRLPRFAILDCNEVFCRQYGIPREHAIGRNGAELGIWADIEDRKALLADLLARRESAGREAWMHGRDGNSIRCALTARVVRDGDDDLLILSLVDVTAIRRAEQEVRELNATLEKRVEERTVQLVDANLELSNALQRLERAKDELVQSEKMAALGGIVAGVAHELNTPIGNCLTVTSTLSEATEDLLRESEQGLRRSTLKDYLGTAEQASEILMRNLTRAAELVASFKQVAVDRASSKRRDFRISEVVAETLLMLRPTLKTKPYQIETSVAEDVVMSSYPGPLGQVLTNLVNNAVLHGFEGRTQGKVRIDVSCDSGERVRIAVSDDGAGISEAMQRRVFDPFFTTKLGHGGSGLGLHIVHTIVTGLLGGTVELQSQPGAGTTVILTVPSQAPLRDDPD, encoded by the coding sequence ATGAAACGCCCTGTGTCGCTGCGGGGCCTGCTTTCCTGGCAGTTTTCGCTCGCGGGAGTCCTGCCGCTGCTGCTGGTGATCGTCGCCTTGCTCGGCTACCTGCTGCCTTCGTTCGAGCGCACGCTGCGCGAGCGCGACAAGGTGCTCGCGAGCGCGGTGACCGAACAGGTCATGACTTTCCTGGGCTCGGCCGAGCTGGCCTTGAACTCCGCCGCGTTCATGCTGCGCAAGGGGGTTGCGCTCAGTCTGGTCAGCCCGATGCTCGACGCGCTGGCGGCTAACGAAGGGGCCACTGACGCGCTGCTGCTGATCGACTACGAAGGCATGGTTTCCGGCGTGGGCCTGCCGCCGCGCACACAGCCCTACCGCGACAATTTCATCGGACTCTCGCAAGTGGGGCAGCCGCACGTCCGCGAGGCGCTCGAGCGTGGCAAACCCGTGTGGTCGCAGACCTACCTGTCGCCGGTCAGTGCGCAGGTGGTCATCGCACGTGCGGTGCCGGTGGACGGTCAGGTGCTGGTGGCCGAGGTCAATGTTGAAAAGCTGTCGCGCAGCGTTTCCGCCCTGCGCGAGGAGGGAGGCGTGTTCGCGGTGCTGCTGGACCGGTCTGGTCGCATCGTTGCGCATCCCGACCCGCGCATGGCGCGGGAACAGGTGAACTTGAGCGACATCCCGCTGGTGCGCCAGGGCATGCGCGGTGAAATTGCAACCGGGCACTTCCCGGTGGACGGCAAGGATTACTTCGGTAGCACGGTGCCGATTCCGCAACTGGGCTGGGTCGCGCTGATCGGGCAACCCGCCGATACCGTCTTCGGCCCCCTGTACGCGGCGGCAGCGATTACGGTGATTGGTGTGCTGCTCGCGGCAGCGATGCTGCTCTACGTCGGCAATCGCACGGCGACGCGCGTCGCGGGCCGGATGGAGCTGGTGGCGGCGCGTGCCCGCGCCATCGTCGACGGCGGCGAGGTAGATCCGCTGCCGCCAACTCGGGTAGTCGAGTTCGCCCGCATCGGCGCGACGCTCGATGCGATCTTCGAGCGATTGCGTACCCGCGAGGCCGAGGTACGCAATGGTGCAGAACGCTTGCGCACCTTGCTGGAAGGCGCGCCGATGGGCGTCATCGAGTTGCGGGTCGAGCCCAGCGGGGGGCATTTCATTGTCGGCATCAACCCGCAGGTGCAGCGCGTACTCGGACTGCCGGCCGAGGGTGCGTTGGGGCATACCTTGCAGGGCGTCTTTCCCGGGTTCGACAACACCGCGCTTGCTCATGCCTGCAGTACCGTGGCGAGCGAAGGCGGCAGCATCGAGTCGCCTGGCTACGAGTACCAGGCGCCGGGCTGTGCCCGTGTGCTCGACATCTTCACCTTCCGCCACCATGCCGGCGTGGTGGCCTTGTGCTTCCACGACGTGACCGAACGCGTGCGCGCCGAGCACGCGCTGCGCGAGTCCGAGTTGCGTTTTTCGGCGGCCTTCCTCGCCGTGCCGGATTACGTGACGCTGTCGCGTGCCTCGGATGGCACGATCTACGACGCCAATGAGGCCTTCGAGCGGATCACCGGCATCCCTCGCGAAGCCGCTATCGGGCGCACCTCGGTGGAGCTGGGCATCTTCGTTCATCCTGAACAGCGTCGGCTGATCGCCAAGGGCACGCTGGAAGACGGCCGTGTGGATCGATTCCCGATCGAGATGTGGCGCGCCGACCGCACCGTGATCGAGGGTGTGGTCAGCACGCGTCTGGTGGAAATCGCCGGCGAGGCCTGCATGGTTGCCGTGATGCGCGATGAGACGGAAGTTCGCCGGGCGCAGCGGACGCTACAGCGCCTTGCGGCGGCGGGCGTCTCCGGTGGCCTGCGCAGTCTGCTCGACGCGGCCGTCGAGGGCGTGGGTGCCGGCGTTGCCGTACTTGCCCGCGCGAGTGCCGCCGACGCGGTGACGCTGTCGGGCTTGCGCACGGTCCAGGACGAAGAGGGTGGCCTCGCATTGCCCGCGCCTGCGCTGGCGCGCGCCATCGAGGCGCGTGCTTTCGCCGACTGGACGCCGCCGCAGGATGAAGCCGAGCGGCTTGCGCAGGCCTTCGGCTTCCATCCGGTGAGCATCGTGGTGGCGCCGGTCAGGTCGGACGAAGGCGGCGCGGAAGCCTTGCTCGTTGCCTTCGGCAGCGCTTTGCAATACGCCGAAACCACGCGCTCGCTGATCAAGGTGGTCGCGGAGCGCATCGGTCAGGAATTCGCCCGTCTGCACGCCGAGCAGGAACTGCGCCGCAGCCAGCAACTGTTCAGCCAGCTCTTCCATGCCTCGCCGGTGGCCCTGGTGGTGAGCCGATTGCCGCGTTTCGCGATCCTCGATTGCAACGAGGTGTTCTGCCGTCAGTACGGCATCCCGCGCGAACATGCAATCGGGCGCAACGGGGCCGAACTGGGGATCTGGGCGGACATCGAGGACCGCAAGGCGCTCTTGGCAGACCTTCTTGCGCGGCGCGAAAGCGCGGGTCGCGAGGCCTGGATGCACGGCCGCGACGGCAACTCGATCCGCTGTGCGCTCACCGCACGCGTCGTGCGCGACGGTGACGACGATCTGCTGATCCTGTCGCTGGTCGATGTCACCGCGATTCGCCGCGCCGAACAGGAAGTGCGGGAACTTAACGCCACCCTGGAAAAGCGGGTGGAGGAGCGCACCGTGCAACTGGTCGACGCCAACCTGGAACTCTCGAACGCGCTGCAGCGGCTGGAGCGGGCGAAGGACGAACTGGTGCAGTCCGAGAAGATGGCGGCGCTCGGCGGCATCGTGGCCGGTGTGGCACACGAACTGAACACGCCGATCGGCAATTGCCTGACGGTGACCTCTACGCTCAGTGAAGCCACCGAAGATTTGCTGCGCGAATCGGAGCAGGGCTTGCGCCGCTCGACGCTCAAGGATTATCTGGGCACCGCAGAGCAGGCGAGCGAGATCCTGATGCGCAATCTCACAAGGGCCGCCGAGCTGGTCGCCAGCTTCAAGCAGGTGGCGGTCGATCGTGCGAGCTCGAAGCGGCGCGACTTCCGCATCTCTGAAGTGGTTGCCGAAACCCTTCTGATGCTGCGCCCGACACTCAAGACCAAGCCCTACCAGATCGAAACCTCGGTCGCCGAAGACGTGGTGATGAGCAGCTACCCGGGGCCGCTGGGGCAGGTGCTCACGAACCTGGTGAACAATGCGGTGTTGCACGGATTTGAAGGGCGTACGCAGGGCAAGGTGCGGATTGATGTGTCCTGCGACAGCGGCGAGCGCGTGCGCATCGCGGTGAGCGACGACGGCGCCGGCATCAGCGAAGCCATGCAGCGCCGTGTGTTCGACCCCTTCTTCACCACCAAACTCGGGCACGGTGGCAGCGGGCTCGGCCTGCACATCGTGCACACCATCGTGACCGGCCTGCTTGGCGGCACCGTCGAACTGCAGAGTCAGCCGGGCGCGGGTACCACCGTGATACTGACAGTGCCGAGCCAGGCGCCCTTGCGGGACGACCCCGATTGA
- a CDS encoding response regulator, with the protein MDSTSAIDSRHTVLVVDDTPDNLTLMSGLLKDVYKVKIANNGEKAIKIAESSAPPDLILLDIMMPGMDGYEVCERLKANPQTRDIPVIFLTAKAEMDDEKRGLDLGAVDYITKPISPPIVLARVHTHLVVKASADFLKDKNAFLEAEVQRRTREVQAIQDVTIMAMASLAETRDNETGNHIRRTQFYVDALARHLQAHPRFAAQLDDHTVEMLFKSAPLHDIGKVGIPDRILLKPGRFEPEEFEIMKTHPALGRDAILHAERQLGMEVPFLAHAKDIAYGHQEKWDGSGYPQGLSGDAIPLSARLMAVADVYDALISRRVYKPAMPHDKAVQIIADGSGTHFDPDIVEAFLQLQERFNEIAQRFSDSDADIAEKAEQLARASGGKGMAEG; encoded by the coding sequence ATGGACAGCACATCTGCGATCGATAGCCGCCATACCGTTCTGGTCGTCGACGACACGCCTGACAACCTCACGCTGATGAGCGGGCTGCTCAAGGACGTCTACAAGGTCAAGATCGCCAACAATGGCGAAAAGGCGATCAAGATCGCCGAGTCGTCCGCACCGCCGGACCTGATCCTGCTCGACATCATGATGCCCGGCATGGACGGCTATGAAGTCTGTGAGCGCCTCAAGGCGAACCCGCAGACACGCGACATACCGGTGATCTTCCTGACCGCGAAGGCGGAGATGGATGACGAGAAACGCGGGCTCGATCTGGGTGCCGTCGACTACATCACCAAACCGATCAGCCCGCCAATCGTGCTGGCGCGGGTACACACCCACCTTGTGGTAAAGGCGAGTGCCGATTTCCTCAAGGACAAGAACGCCTTCCTTGAAGCCGAAGTCCAGCGCCGTACGCGCGAGGTGCAGGCGATCCAGGATGTGACGATCATGGCCATGGCCTCGCTTGCCGAGACGCGCGACAACGAGACCGGCAACCACATCCGCCGCACCCAGTTCTACGTCGACGCACTGGCCAGGCACTTGCAGGCGCATCCGCGCTTTGCCGCACAACTCGACGACCACACGGTCGAGATGCTGTTCAAGTCCGCGCCGCTGCACGACATCGGCAAGGTGGGCATTCCCGATCGCATCCTGCTCAAGCCGGGCCGCTTCGAGCCGGAGGAGTTCGAGATCATGAAGACCCACCCTGCGCTGGGTCGCGATGCGATCCTGCACGCCGAGCGCCAGCTTGGCATGGAAGTCCCCTTTCTCGCCCACGCCAAGGACATCGCCTACGGCCATCAGGAAAAGTGGGACGGCAGCGGCTACCCGCAGGGTCTGTCCGGCGACGCGATTCCGCTATCGGCCCGTCTGATGGCCGTGGCCGACGTATACGACGCCCTCATCAGCCGCCGCGTTTACAAACCCGCGATGCCGCACGACAAGGCGGTGCAGATCATCGCGGACGGCAGTGGCACGCACTTTGATCCGGATATCGTCGAGGCATTCCTGCAGTTGCAGGAGCGCTTCAATGAGATCGCGCAGCGCTTTTCCGATTCCGATGCGGACATCGCGGAAAAGGCCGAGCAACTCGCCCGCGCATCGGGCGGAAAAGGGATGGCCGAGGGGTAA
- a CDS encoding PAS domain S-box protein yields MFGSIPRPLPSLRTRLTLQIVLLVLLSVLSFALLFYFMQARPMLVEIASADAERAGAQVEQRIADGVRSVERIAMTAGGWGLNRVINATDQSTFNRLMVDVVKQRDLLGSVHIASEGGDEILLLQTQNGWKNRVSHMGSWGRRHLWIEFGSNLDQLSEEWEESDYDPRTRPWFTKAMATKKDLEVVWTEPYRFRTTGEPGITAALRWTDPATGVRYIMAFDVLLQDFSHLTSALQIGISGRVSVLMSDGKLIGAPKHPAAATDNALRQVALTPIEQTPFTVTAAAFAEWKKRGQDDIALLRFTPPDTSDPWFARAIRIHAGDQNFVAVTVIPQGDFVAGGARLIGPAVVILLGLCAIGFVLGRRLAANVTRPLAMLGSEAERIGRLELDKPVSVPARLAEVAQLAAAQEAMRGLLQTSTQQLEDANRTLEAKVERRTAQLADREAYFRALVDNAGTGIVSCDATGLVIRSNPAFANWLGYIQDELRDRNIESLIFEDDFAAFTEGFTRLASAETTVFRTVIRFLTGDGQVRWSELVASAILTSEGRFREAVVMASDITELKRAQQGVERQLAVTQALMDAMPNAVFYKDASTRFIGCNKNYEETFGVARASFVGKRVLDLDYLPEEDRRAYQAEDERVIAEGGRIEHEIPMVFADGKVHDTLYTVSGFANSDGSPAGLVGVIVDISRTKEAERSARKAEEALRENRKLMQGIIENTPSIIYLKDTEGRYLLVNQRWEAVTGIKRDAALGHSDAELFEPEHAQSMANDDLAIMAGGTLVEQEETGFGSRALLTAKFPLYGDNGRLTGVCGLATDITERKKLEREIAENEARLRAMLQDSPAGVGIIAEDGTARFCNRKLAELLGVDAAALPGYNFTQFWADPRQRQALLDRMRGGSEVRDQETELRRANGETFWVMLSSRFIEHHGERCLLSWFYDVTERRAAMDALQRAREMAEEATQMKSDFLANMSHEIRTPMNAIIGMSHLAMKTELTARQRDYVSKIQQSGQHLLGIINDILDFSKIEAGKLTVEQTEFALENVLDNVANLISEKATAKGLELVFDVDKSVPDVLLGDPLRVGQILINYANNAVKFTETGEIDVIVRVLEQRDTDVLLHFAVRDTGIGLNEDQRARLFQSFQQADTSTTRKYGGTGLGLAISKRLAELMGGEVGVDSTPGEGSTFWFTARFAKGEAQTRRFTPEPDLRERRVLVVDDNANARAVLTDLLESMTFRVAQVPSGLDAIEEIQAAQGRGEAYEIVFLDWRMPGLDGIETAKRIRALGLAKPPQLVMVTAYGREEVMRGASGAGIDEILIKPVNASMLFDAAIRALGGTRSDTSAVPRASSSLLQQLESRAGAQILLVEDNDLNQQVASELLRDAGFEVEVADNGAIAVERVSAQAFDLVLMDMQMPVMDGVAATRAIRAKPEHAALPIVAMTANAMQGDRERCLEAGMNDHVPKPIEPDTLWAALLKWIPPRAFSENILTPKRPPGEHPVVTAELPVIEGLDSESGLRRVLGKQALYLNMLRKFAAGQATTVADIRGALDNGDRATAERIAHTCKGVAGNIGAGEVQAVAAELEHAIHDDAARTELDARLAELEPLLTTLIAKLLAALPSEARTSGANAVDHAALAEVIKRIVALLADDDSEAGDAFDQHADMLRTALGPDCEAIESAIREFDFETALDKLRSAAGSAGVTID; encoded by the coding sequence ATGTTCGGATCGATACCAAGGCCCCTGCCCAGCCTGCGCACCCGCCTGACGCTCCAGATCGTCTTGCTGGTGTTGCTGTCGGTGCTGTCGTTCGCACTGCTGTTCTACTTCATGCAGGCACGGCCCATGCTCGTCGAGATCGCCTCGGCCGACGCAGAGCGTGCCGGCGCCCAGGTTGAACAACGCATCGCCGACGGGGTACGTTCGGTCGAGCGGATCGCGATGACTGCCGGGGGTTGGGGACTGAACCGCGTGATCAACGCGACCGATCAATCGACCTTCAACCGACTGATGGTCGATGTCGTCAAGCAGCGCGATCTGCTGGGTTCGGTGCACATCGCCAGTGAAGGCGGCGACGAGATCCTGCTGTTGCAAACCCAAAACGGCTGGAAGAACCGCGTCTCGCACATGGGGTCGTGGGGACGGCGGCACCTGTGGATCGAGTTCGGGTCGAACCTCGACCAGCTGTCCGAAGAATGGGAAGAATCGGACTACGACCCCCGCACTCGACCATGGTTCACGAAGGCCATGGCCACGAAGAAGGACCTGGAAGTCGTCTGGACCGAGCCCTACCGTTTCCGCACCACGGGCGAACCGGGCATCACCGCCGCGCTGCGCTGGACAGACCCGGCCACCGGCGTGCGCTACATCATGGCCTTCGATGTCCTGTTACAGGATTTTTCGCATCTGACCAGTGCGCTGCAGATCGGCATCTCCGGGCGGGTTTCGGTGCTGATGAGCGACGGGAAACTGATCGGCGCACCGAAACACCCCGCTGCGGCAACCGACAACGCGTTGCGGCAGGTCGCATTGACACCAATCGAGCAGACGCCCTTCACGGTCACCGCGGCTGCTTTCGCGGAATGGAAGAAACGCGGACAGGACGATATCGCGCTGCTACGTTTCACACCGCCCGACACCTCCGATCCATGGTTTGCACGCGCCATCCGGATCCATGCGGGTGATCAGAACTTTGTCGCGGTCACCGTCATCCCGCAGGGCGACTTCGTGGCCGGCGGCGCACGCCTGATCGGCCCTGCCGTGGTGATCCTGCTCGGCCTCTGTGCAATCGGGTTTGTGCTGGGTCGCCGTCTGGCGGCCAACGTGACGCGGCCGCTCGCCATGCTCGGCAGCGAGGCCGAGCGCATCGGCCGTCTGGAACTGGACAAACCCGTCTCGGTACCCGCCCGGCTGGCCGAAGTGGCGCAACTGGCTGCGGCGCAAGAGGCCATGCGCGGCCTCTTGCAGACCTCGACGCAGCAGCTTGAAGACGCCAACCGCACGCTCGAGGCCAAGGTCGAGCGACGTACTGCGCAGCTCGCCGACCGCGAGGCCTATTTCCGCGCACTGGTCGACAACGCCGGAACCGGTATCGTCAGCTGCGATGCAACCGGACTGGTGATCCGCAGCAACCCGGCGTTCGCCAACTGGCTTGGATACATCCAGGATGAATTGCGCGACCGGAACATCGAATCGCTGATCTTCGAGGACGATTTCGCCGCGTTCACGGAAGGCTTCACCCGGCTTGCGAGCGCCGAAACCACGGTGTTCCGTACCGTCATCCGATTCCTCACCGGTGACGGGCAGGTGCGCTGGTCGGAACTGGTGGCATCCGCAATTCTTACCAGCGAGGGCCGCTTCCGCGAGGCGGTCGTGATGGCCTCGGACATCACCGAACTCAAGCGCGCGCAGCAGGGGGTCGAGCGCCAGCTTGCAGTCACCCAGGCGTTGATGGACGCCATGCCCAATGCCGTGTTCTACAAGGACGCCAGCACCCGCTTCATCGGCTGCAACAAGAACTACGAAGAGACCTTCGGCGTCGCGCGCGCGAGCTTTGTCGGCAAGCGCGTACTCGATCTGGATTACCTGCCAGAAGAGGACCGCCGCGCCTACCAGGCCGAAGACGAAAGAGTCATCGCCGAGGGCGGGCGTATCGAGCACGAGATCCCGATGGTCTTCGCCGACGGCAAGGTGCACGACACGCTTTACACCGTCTCGGGTTTTGCAAACAGCGACGGCAGCCCGGCGGGCCTGGTTGGCGTCATCGTCGACATTTCGCGCACCAAGGAAGCGGAACGCTCTGCGCGCAAGGCGGAAGAGGCGCTGCGCGAGAACCGCAAACTGATGCAAGGCATCATCGAAAACACCCCGTCGATCATCTACCTGAAGGACACCGAGGGTCGATACCTGCTCGTCAACCAGCGCTGGGAAGCGGTGACCGGCATCAAGCGCGACGCGGCACTCGGGCATTCCGACGCAGAGCTGTTCGAACCCGAGCACGCGCAAAGCATGGCCAACGATGATCTCGCCATCATGGCCGGCGGGACACTCGTCGAACAGGAAGAAACCGGCTTTGGAAGCCGCGCGCTGCTCACCGCCAAGTTCCCGCTGTATGGCGACAATGGCCGCCTGACCGGCGTATGCGGGCTGGCCACCGACATCACCGAACGCAAGAAGCTCGAGCGCGAAATCGCCGAAAACGAAGCGCGACTGCGCGCGATGTTGCAAGACAGCCCCGCGGGCGTGGGCATCATCGCCGAAGACGGCACCGCGCGTTTCTGCAATCGCAAGCTCGCCGAACTGCTCGGCGTCGACGCGGCAGCGCTGCCGGGCTACAACTTCACCCAGTTCTGGGCCGACCCACGGCAGCGGCAAGCGCTGCTGGACAGAATGCGCGGCGGCTCCGAAGTCCGCGATCAGGAAACCGAGCTGAGGCGCGCCAACGGCGAAACCTTCTGGGTCATGCTCAGCTCGCGCTTCATCGAGCACCACGGCGAGCGCTGCCTGCTTTCGTGGTTCTACGATGTCACGGAACGCCGCGCCGCGATGGACGCGCTGCAGCGGGCGCGCGAAATGGCGGAAGAAGCGACGCAGATGAAGTCGGACTTCCTCGCCAACATGAGCCACGAGATCCGCACGCCGATGAACGCGATCATCGGCATGTCGCACCTCGCGATGAAAACCGAGCTGACAGCGCGCCAGCGCGATTACGTCAGCAAGATCCAGCAATCGGGCCAGCATCTGCTCGGCATCATCAATGACATCCTCGACTTTTCGAAGATCGAGGCCGGCAAGCTCACGGTCGAACAAACCGAGTTTGCGCTGGAGAACGTGCTGGACAACGTCGCCAACCTGATCTCGGAGAAGGCCACTGCCAAGGGGCTCGAGCTGGTATTCGACGTCGACAAATCGGTGCCTGACGTGCTGCTCGGCGATCCGCTGCGTGTCGGCCAGATCCTGATCAATTACGCGAACAACGCAGTCAAATTCACCGAGACTGGCGAGATCGACGTGATCGTCCGCGTGCTTGAACAGCGCGACACCGATGTGCTGCTGCACTTCGCGGTGCGGGACACCGGCATCGGGCTGAACGAAGACCAGCGCGCACGGCTGTTCCAGTCCTTCCAGCAGGCCGATACCTCGACCACCCGCAAGTACGGTGGCACCGGACTGGGCCTTGCGATCAGCAAACGGCTGGCCGAGTTGATGGGTGGCGAGGTTGGCGTCGACAGCACGCCTGGCGAGGGCAGCACCTTCTGGTTTACCGCGCGCTTTGCCAAAGGCGAAGCACAAACGCGGCGTTTCACACCGGAACCGGATCTGCGCGAACGTCGTGTGCTGGTGGTCGACGACAACGCCAATGCGCGTGCCGTACTGACCGACCTGCTCGAATCGATGACCTTCCGCGTCGCGCAGGTGCCGAGCGGCCTCGACGCGATTGAGGAAATCCAGGCCGCGCAAGGCCGCGGCGAAGCCTACGAGATCGTTTTTCTTGACTGGCGCATGCCCGGTCTCGACGGCATTGAAACCGCCAAGCGGATACGCGCCCTTGGGCTCGCAAAGCCCCCGCAACTGGTGATGGTGACGGCCTATGGCCGCGAAGAAGTGATGCGCGGCGCATCCGGGGCCGGCATCGACGAAATCCTGATCAAGCCGGTCAACGCATCGATGCTTTTCGACGCGGCGATCCGCGCGCTCGGTGGCACACGCAGCGATACCTCAGCCGTGCCGCGGGCAAGCTCCTCCTTGCTGCAGCAACTGGAGTCACGCGCCGGCGCGCAGATCCTGCTGGTCGAAGACAACGACCTGAACCAGCAGGTCGCGAGCGAACTGCTGCGCGACGCGGGCTTCGAGGTCGAGGTCGCTGACAACGGTGCGATTGCCGTTGAACGCGTCAGCGCCCAGGCTTTCGATCTGGTGCTGATGGACATGCAGATGCCGGTCATGGACGGCGTGGCAGCGACGCGGGCGATACGCGCCAAGCCCGAGCATGCGGCCCTGCCTATCGTGGCCATGACGGCCAACGCCATGCAGGGCGACCGTGAGCGCTGCCTGGAAGCGGGCATGAACGACCATGTACCCAAACCGATCGAACCCGACACGTTGTGGGCGGCCTTGCTGAAGTGGATTCCGCCGCGGGCATTCAGCGAGAACATCCTGACACCCAAGAGACCGCCCGGCGAACACCCTGTGGTTACCGCCGAACTGCCGGTGATCGAAGGGCTCGACAGCGAATCGGGCCTGCGTCGCGTGCTCGGCAAGCAGGCGCTATACCTGAACATGCTGCGCAAGTTCGCCGCCGGTCAAGCCACCACGGTCGCTGACATCCGCGGCGCGCTGGACAACGGCGATCGCGCCACCGCCGAGCGCATCGCACATACCTGCAAGGGGGTGGCTGGCAACATCGGCGCAGGCGAGGTTCAGGCGGTCGCGGCCGAACTTGAGCACGCGATCCACGACGACGCAGCGCGCACTGAACTTGATGCGCGACTTGCCGAACTCGAACCGCTGCTCACGACACTCATCGCGAAGCTGCTGGCCGCCTTGCCGAGCGAAGCCAGAACAAGCGGTGCGAACGCGGTGGATCATGCCGCGCTGGCCGAGGTCATCAAACGCATCGTTGCCCTCCTCGCAGACGACGATTCGGAGGCGGGTGACGCCTTCGACCAGCATGCAGATATGCTGCGTACCGCGCTGGGCCCCGACTGTGAAGCGATCGAATCCGCCATCCGCGAGTTCGACTTCGAGACCGCGCTCGACAAACTCAGATCGGCTGCCGGCAGTGCTGGCGTGACGATCGACTGA
- a CDS encoding SDR family NAD(P)-dependent oxidoreductase, producing MQIEGQVFLVTGAASGLGAAVAQAFAQAGAHVVGVDLRVPSAPLAGLAAFVEADVCDAGALQGALARAGEIGPLRGAVHCAGIAPAARVVGREGPHSLDLFRKVIEVNLIGSFNLIRLAADAMSRNAPVADGERGVIVTTASVAAFDGQIGQAAYAASKAGVAGMTLPIARELARIGVRIATIAPGIMQTPMMAGMPQEVQDALGASVPYPPRLGRPDEFAALARHIVENVYLNGEVIRLDGAIRLPPK from the coding sequence ATGCAGATCGAAGGGCAGGTGTTTCTCGTCACCGGTGCGGCCTCGGGGCTCGGGGCGGCGGTGGCTCAGGCGTTCGCACAGGCTGGCGCGCACGTGGTCGGCGTGGATCTGCGCGTGCCGAGCGCGCCGCTGGCGGGCTTGGCCGCGTTTGTCGAGGCCGACGTGTGTGATGCCGGCGCACTGCAGGGCGCACTCGCGCGTGCGGGCGAAATCGGCCCCTTGCGCGGCGCGGTGCATTGCGCGGGCATTGCACCGGCTGCACGGGTGGTCGGGCGCGAGGGCCCGCATTCGCTGGATCTCTTCCGGAAGGTGATCGAGGTCAATCTGATCGGCAGCTTCAACCTGATCCGCCTCGCCGCCGACGCGATGAGCCGGAACGCGCCCGTCGCGGATGGCGAGCGCGGTGTCATCGTCACCACCGCATCGGTGGCCGCGTTCGACGGGCAGATCGGGCAGGCGGCCTATGCGGCTTCGAAGGCCGGCGTGGCGGGCATGACGCTGCCGATTGCGCGCGAGCTGGCACGCATCGGCGTACGCATCGCGACCATCGCACCCGGCATCATGCAGACGCCGATGATGGCCGGGATGCCGCAGGAGGTGCAGGACGCCCTGGGCGCGTCGGTACCCTATCCGCCGCGCCTGGGCCGGCCGGACGAGTTTGCCGCGCTCGCCCGCCACATCGTCGAGAACGTGTACCTCAACGGCGAGGTGATCCGCCTCGACGGCGCGATCCGCCTCCCGCCGAAGTAG